The nucleotide sequence TCGATAGGGGGACAGTCACCCTTGTGAATCACGGCTCACGGACCTTTACATCCTTCAGGCTCGAGAAGTTCTGCGACTATCTCAAGGGAATGTTCTCAGCCTATCCCCCCGATATGCTGGCTGGGTTGAAGCAGCATAACGAGTCGCAGCCGAAGCCCAAGGTCAGCACCAGCAGGATCGGCAAGGGAGGGACTATTGCCGGCTTTGCGACGACTAAATACAGGGTAATAAACAATGGTCAGCTGAACAGGACTGTGTGGATTGCCGAGGACGCACGGCTGAAGAAATACACCGGCGCCCACTTCAGTAAGTTTATGGACGGCGCAAAAAAAATGACTACCTGTGTTGACCTCGGCATGAGCGGCGAAAAGGTGGACACATCTCCGGCCTATTTCAAACTGATGAAGAGCGGTTGGCTGATGAAGGAAGAATTGGTGAACGAGGACGGCATGGAGGGATCATCAGCACCCGTGGTAAAGCTGGTGGAAAAGAACCTTCCGGCCTCCACATTCAGCGTGCCGAAGGGGTACAGGAAGGTCCCCCTTGCGCAGTTCAACATGGGGAACTAACGGCTGAAAGTTCGTTCCAGCTGCGAATCCGGGTTTTAAGCGAGGGGCAACAAGTTTTTTATTGGCAATCCTTCCGTTGAAATGCTAACAAAGTGAAGGGGTTATTCATATACCAGGGAGGATTGGGATGAAAAAGACAGGGACCGTATTTCTTAGCTGTTTGTTTTTGCTCCTGTTTGCATCGTCGGTGTTCGCCAGGGGTGGGACCTACATAGCGCTTCGCGGCGGAGGATCGTTTCTGAGCAGTACTGATTATATGGGGGGGACCCTGGATTTTGACACCGGCTACGATGCCTCCATTGCCATCGGCTATAATTACATCCCCGGCCGAGTTGAGGTCGAACTCGGGTCAAGGAGCAACAGCTTCAGCTGTGGTGTTGGGAACAGCTGTGAGGATACAGCGATAAGCCTCATGGTCAGCACCTACGCCGAGTTCTATGACCAGCACATCGGAGGCATGAACATAAGCACGTATTTCGGTGGCGGACTGGGTATGTCCAGAGTTGCCTTCAACCTTATCGGCGGAGACAACACCGATCTGGTTTTCTCCTACCAGATCACCTTCGGGGTCGGGCACCCACTGTCGGATACGATGACCCTTGACGTCGGATACCGGTATTATTCCACTGAGGACCCCAAATTTCAGAATGGAACGGTGAGCATCCAAAACCAGGGGAGTTCCGTTTTTCTCGGGTTGCGGTTGGAAATCTAAACGGGCCCTTCGAACAGACCGTTCGCCTTTATAGTTTCAAATACCGTCTCGGCAATGAGGCGATGTCCCTCTTCGTTGGGGTGGAGATCCCCCCATATTATCAGCTCCTCCTCCGGACGGCCGTTTTCCAGCTCCTGCCGCCATCGCCCGTTTACATCCGAGTAGACGCCGCCGCACTCCTCAGCCGCTGTCCTCATCGCATCCCAATATGGCCCAACCTGACGTTCGGCCCAGGGGTCCGGGATGACCTCTGACGACAGAAGGACGATCATGCTGCACCCGCCCGCCCTGATGGGTAATATCATCCGTTCGAGGATGTCCCGGAATGCCTCGGGAGATATGTCTGAGAAGGCGTCGTTGACCCCGAAATTAATGGTCACCAGATTCGGCTTGTGGGCCAGCACGTCGGCCTCAAGCCGGCAGAGGGCTTCCCGGGAGGTCTCCCCGCTCATGCCGCGGTTGATGATTTTCCAGGTATGACGGGAATCGGCTTCCTGGAGAAGCCGGGCAAGATACGAGACGAACCCCCAGGCGACCCCGTGGCCCTCCGTAATGGAATCACCGAAGGCGACGTAGGTGGCATCGTCCGTCATGACACGAAGAGTCTTCTGACCTCCATGGTCTCGGTGTCGATGAGGCAGAAAGACATTTCCTCGTGAAGGCCCATGAGATCCCCCGGGTTTAAAAGCAGGGTGTCGCCGATGCGGCGCTCGGAAAACTTGTGGGTGTGCCCGTATAGGACGATCTGAAAATCCCCGCATGCGGCAATGGACCGCGCAAAAGTGGGGTAATGGAAGGCAGCTACCCTCAGGTCCTCGATGTCAACCGTGATGCTCCTTGCGTATTCACGGATCTGGGGACACTCTTGAGGTATCATGCGGGAGACCGTAAGCGGGTCTCCGTCGTTGTTCCCGATGACCAGGTAGATCCTGCTCGGGAAATCCTTGAGAATGTCCAGCATGAAAGGCGAGACGAGATCACCCAGATGGAAAAGGGCTTGCGCCCCCTCGTCCATTGCCCTCTTGACGGCGGCCACCAGGGGTCTGCGGTGGTCGTGACTATCACCCATAACGGCCAGGATCATCTTCGGACTCCTTTCGGGGGTTATCTGTTCTGAATGGATCGTAAAAAGTCACCTCTTTTTAAGCCTCAGGTAGTTTGCCACTGCGGCGGCGCTGCTGTCGAGGGCGACGGGAGCGTTTTTCAGGTCATCCCCGGGATTGACCTGGTATTCGGGCCCAAAAGTATCCTCAAAATACATCCTCTGGAACTCGGCAAACTTTAACTGATGTGAAGTGGAATCCACCACAAAAGTATGCTCCCTGTTTATCAGGCCCTGATCAAGGGCTTTTTTCAGTCCGGCAATGGATTCTCCACCCTGAGTGCATACAACGTGGCCATGCCTGTTGGCCGTGAGCATGGAGTCCATGATCTCCTGTTCGGCAACCTGGACAATGAAAACACGGTCGGCGAAGTGCTCTTCCACCAGCTGTCGTACCTTGGGAAAGGAGACCGGGTCTCCGATCATGGCAGCCTGAGCCACGCTTGGGCTCACCGGGACAGGTTCATACGTCCCCGTCATG is from bacterium BMS3Abin14 and encodes:
- the tesA gene encoding esterase TesA precursor — encoded protein: MTDDATYVAFGDSITEGHGVAWGFVSYLARLLQEADSRHTWKIINRGMSGETSREALCRLEADVLAHKPNLVTINFGVNDAFSDISPEAFRDILERMILPIRAGGCSMIVLLSSEVIPDPWAERQVGPYWDAMRTAAEECGGVYSDVNGRWRQELENGRPEEELIIWGDLHPNEEGHRLIAETVFETIKANGLFEGPV
- a CDS encoding phosphodiesterase, whose protein sequence is MILAVMGDSHDHRRPLVAAVKRAMDEGAQALFHLGDLVSPFMLDILKDFPSRIYLVIGNNDGDPLTVSRMIPQECPQIREYARSITVDIEDLRVAAFHYPTFARSIAACGDFQIVLYGHTHKFSERRIGDTLLLNPGDLMGLHEEMSFCLIDTETMEVRRLFVS